The Benincasa hispida cultivar B227 chromosome 11, ASM972705v1, whole genome shotgun sequence genome has a segment encoding these proteins:
- the LOC120090809 gene encoding extensin-like, whose protein sequence is MSSASDSQNQTASFRNDLPVSSYSSSSISLSPPPSPKKTSKPFAQSKPTHDGATSSSSQRPSKPTTTPTKLPSKTSKAIVTLPAKTPQPKPKSTLKPKPKTPAKLRLRPSSTTTSKPYTKPAPPPFIPNITPVGASMTPFQPTSTMPHLQPFVHRLHFQSNP, encoded by the coding sequence ATGTCATCCGCCTCAGATAGCCAGAACCAAACCGCGAGCTTTAGGAACGACTTGCCGGTAAGTTCCTATTCTTCCTCGTCTATTTCACTTTCGCCTCCCCCAAGTCCTAAAAAAACCTCTAAACCCTTTGCCCAATCCAAACCTACGCACGACGGAGCAACCTCCTCTTCCTCCCAAAGGCCATCGAAGCCCACCACAACACCTACAAAACTCCCTTCCAAAACCTCCAAAGCAATCGTTACTCTTCCGGCCAAGACCCCTCAACCAAAACCCAAAAGTACCCTTAAGCCGAAGCCCAAAACACCTGCAAAACTGAGGTTACGTCCGTCATCTACGACTACCTCTAAGCCTTACACCAAGCCTGCCCCACCACCATTCATTCCTAACATAACCCCAGTGGGTGCTAGCATGACCCCCTTCCAGCCTACCTCCACAATGCCCCATCTCCAGCCGTTCGTCCACCGCCTCCACTTTCAATCCAACCCTTAG